A single region of the Garra rufa chromosome 20, GarRuf1.0, whole genome shotgun sequence genome encodes:
- the setmar gene encoding histone-lysine N-methyltransferase SETMAR: MIRAYSRDLTGGLENVPVLIENGVPKEAFSNFQYVPESVQGPGCDIDPSAVTLPGCSCRAQSCLPDSCPCLRFGQTYDSKGRLNQQQEDGIYSRPVFECNALCACSESCQNRVVQKGVEIRLGVFSTKDRGFGVEALERLPCGRFVCEYAGEVIGSHEARRRQLSQTPLDMNYIIAVQEHSGGDRVTQTFVDPVTVGNVGRFINHSCQPNLVMVLVRVHSLLPRLALFAKRDIERYEELTFDYAGGQNKASSGTHTVPNVDKIPLRKVCHCGASNCTGFLPLDMSVLH, translated from the exons ATGATACGAGCATACAGCCGGGATTTGACTGGCGGACTCGAGAATGTTCCTGTTTTGATTGAGAACGGTGTTCCCAAAGAGGCTTTTTCCAACTTTCAG TATGTGCCAGAAAGTGTACAAGGACCAGGCTGTGACATTGATCCGAGTGCGGTGACCCTCCCCGGCTGCTCATGTCGTGCCCAATCCTGCCTGCCCGACAGCTGCCCCTGCCTGAGGTTCGGCCAGACGTATGACAGCAAGGGACGTCTGAACCAACAGCAAGAGGATGGCATCTACAGCAGGCCTGTATTCGAGTGCAATGCCTTATGCGCCTGCAGCGAGTCTTGCCAGAACCGTGTCGTTCAAAAGGGGGTCGAGATTCGCCTGGGTGTTTTCAGCACCAAGGACAGGGGTTTTGGGGTGGAGGCTCTTGAGCGCCTCCCTTGTGGCCGATTCGTATGCGAATACGCGGGGGAAGTAATCGGGTCTCATGAGGCTCGTCGCCGCCAGCTTTCTCAGACTCCCCTAGATATGAATTACATTATTGCTGTGCAGGAGCACAGCGGAGGGGACAGGGTCACCCAGACGTTCGTGGACCCTGTGACTGTAGGTAATGTGGGAAGGTTTATCAACCACTCTTGCCAGCCCAATCTGGTCATGGTGCTCGTCCGAGTGCACTCGCTGCTGCCCAGACTCGCTTTGTTTGCAAAGCGTGATATAGAAAGGTATGAAGAACTGACTTTTGACTACGCAGGTGGACAAAATAAAGCATCAAGTGGGACGCACACAGTGCCCAATGTTGATAAAATACCACTGAGGAAAGTCTGTCACTGTGGGGCTTCAAACTGCACAGGATTTTTACCATTAGATATGTCAGTTCTCCATTAA